One region of Streptomyces sp. NBC_00442 genomic DNA includes:
- a CDS encoding SDR family NAD(P)-dependent oxidoreductase, with translation MTTALITGATAGIGAAFARRLAADGHDLVLVARDGKRLSEQATELHDRHGIEAEVLSADLSTEDGIAAVEERLSQPRRPVDLLVNNAGFGNKGRYLEVPMADELTMVKVHIEAVLRLTSAATASMRERGRGGVVNVASVAAFVPRGTYGASKAWVVQFTQGAARDLAGTGVRLMALCPGFVRTEFHQRAGMGTDNIPGWMWLDADKLVAAALTDLARGKSLSIPDPRYKALMGAVKLAPRGLLGGITSKTGRKYGPQ, from the coding sequence ATCGGTGCCGCGTTCGCGCGGCGCCTCGCGGCCGATGGGCACGATCTGGTGCTGGTGGCCCGGGACGGCAAGCGGCTGAGCGAGCAGGCCACCGAACTGCACGACCGGCACGGCATCGAGGCCGAGGTGCTGAGCGCCGACCTGTCCACGGAGGACGGCATCGCCGCGGTCGAGGAGCGGCTCTCCCAGCCCCGCCGGCCGGTCGATCTCCTGGTCAACAACGCCGGGTTCGGCAACAAGGGCCGCTATCTCGAAGTGCCCATGGCGGACGAGCTGACCATGGTGAAGGTACACATCGAGGCGGTCCTGCGGCTGACCTCGGCGGCGACCGCTTCCATGCGCGAGCGCGGCCGCGGCGGAGTCGTCAACGTGGCGTCGGTCGCGGCGTTCGTACCGCGCGGCACCTATGGCGCGTCCAAGGCGTGGGTCGTGCAGTTCACCCAGGGCGCGGCCCGGGACCTGGCCGGGACCGGCGTGCGGCTCATGGCGCTGTGCCCCGGGTTCGTGCGGACCGAGTTCCACCAGCGGGCCGGCATGGGCACCGACAACATCCCGGGCTGGATGTGGCTGGACGCCGACAAGCTGGTGGCCGCCGCCCTCACCGACCTCGCGCGCGGCAAGTCGCTCTCGATCCCCGACCCGCGCTACAAGGCGCTCATGGGCGCGGTGAAGCTGGCGCCGCGCGGCCTGCTCGGCGGGATCACCTCCAAGACGGGCCGCAAGTACGGCCCCCAGTAA
- a CDS encoding ABC transporter substrate-binding protein, whose amino-acid sequence MSRSWTRSTSALVGTATALAVLTACGGGDSKTSDAGKGTADKPVTITFWAWQKGSKDVVDAFNASHKNIKVKFEEIPSGNAGGYAKISNAVKAGNAPDLVTVEYPMLPEFVSQGSFQDISTYVTDDVKKQFLPQAIQQTTLGGKNWAIPFDAAPQAYFYRKDFFDKNHIEVPKTWDEFKAAAQKAKAADPKARIGTFFPDDPTTFEAMAWQAGAQWFKADGDTWKLNTADAATNKVADYWQGLLDDKLVQNAVSFSPEWTASLKDGSTVGYLGASWGAGVLGGTVPDQSGKWAVAPVPTWDGKPASGMLGGSTWAVTKGSTKTTAALEFAQWMSTTEAGIDARIKSGTSSAFPADIALRPAAKKAFDAKFYTGQDVYQLFDAAGGSINANWGWGPSMGTTNTTLKDQLGKVAGGSVTIKDAIKAAHDATVTELKKRGLKVEG is encoded by the coding sequence GTGAGCCGCAGTTGGACCAGATCGACCTCCGCCCTCGTCGGTACCGCCACCGCTCTCGCCGTGCTCACGGCCTGCGGCGGCGGGGACAGCAAGACGAGCGATGCGGGCAAGGGCACCGCCGACAAGCCCGTCACCATCACCTTCTGGGCCTGGCAGAAGGGTTCGAAGGATGTGGTGGACGCCTTCAACGCCTCGCACAAGAACATCAAGGTGAAGTTCGAGGAGATCCCCTCGGGCAACGCCGGCGGCTACGCCAAGATCTCCAACGCGGTGAAGGCCGGCAATGCGCCCGATCTCGTGACCGTCGAGTACCCGATGCTCCCCGAGTTCGTCAGCCAGGGCTCGTTCCAGGACATCAGCACGTACGTCACCGACGACGTGAAGAAGCAGTTCCTGCCGCAGGCGATCCAGCAGACCACGCTCGGGGGCAAGAACTGGGCGATCCCCTTCGACGCGGCGCCGCAGGCGTACTTCTACCGCAAGGACTTCTTCGACAAGAACCACATCGAAGTCCCCAAGACCTGGGACGAGTTCAAGGCGGCCGCGCAGAAGGCCAAGGCCGCCGACCCCAAGGCCCGCATCGGCACGTTCTTCCCCGACGACCCGACCACGTTCGAGGCGATGGCCTGGCAGGCCGGCGCCCAGTGGTTCAAGGCCGACGGCGACACCTGGAAGCTCAACACGGCCGACGCGGCCACGAACAAGGTCGCCGACTACTGGCAGGGCCTGCTCGACGACAAGCTGGTGCAGAACGCGGTCTCCTTCAGCCCCGAGTGGACGGCCTCCCTCAAGGACGGCTCCACCGTCGGCTACCTCGGCGCCTCGTGGGGCGCGGGCGTGCTCGGCGGGACCGTGCCGGACCAGAGCGGCAAGTGGGCGGTGGCCCCGGTCCCCACCTGGGACGGCAAGCCCGCCAGCGGCATGCTCGGCGGCTCCACCTGGGCGGTGACCAAGGGCAGCACCAAGACGACGGCCGCCCTCGAATTCGCCCAGTGGATGTCGACCACCGAGGCGGGCATCGACGCGCGCATCAAGTCCGGTACGTCGAGCGCCTTCCCGGCCGACATCGCGCTGCGCCCGGCCGCCAAGAAGGCGTTCGACGCGAAGTTCTACACCGGCCAGGACGTCTACCAGCTCTTCGACGCCGCGGGCGGCTCGATCAACGCCAACTGGGGCTGGGGCCCGAGCATGGGCACCACGAACACCACGCTCAAGGACCAGCTCGGCAAGGTCGCCGGCGGCTCCGTCACGATCAAGGACGCCATCAAGGCCGCCCACGACGCCACGGTGACCGAGCTGAAGAAGCGCGGGCTGAAGGTCGAGGGCTGA
- the groES gene encoding co-chaperone GroES → MTTASSKVAIKPLEDRIVVQPLDAEQTTASGLVIPDTAKEKPQEGAVLAVGPGRFENGERLPLDVKVGDVVLYSKYGGTEVKYNGDEYLVLSARDVLAIIEK, encoded by the coding sequence GTGACGACCGCCAGCTCCAAGGTTGCCATCAAGCCGCTTGAGGACCGCATTGTGGTCCAGCCGCTCGACGCCGAGCAGACCACGGCCTCCGGCCTGGTCATTCCGGACACCGCGAAGGAGAAGCCCCAGGAGGGCGCCGTCCTCGCCGTGGGTCCGGGCCGCTTCGAGAACGGCGAGCGTCTGCCGCTCGACGTCAAGGTCGGCGACGTCGTGCTGTACAGCAAGTACGGCGGCACCGAGGTGAAGTACAACGGCGACGAGTACCTCGTCCTCTCGGCTCGCGACGTGCTCGCGATCATCGAGAAGTAA
- a CDS encoding carbohydrate ABC transporter permease encodes MPDPTGEEGHRPAPADEDGTATPRAAAAGTPGSGPAGRRALRVRGARSRTNAAAGVLLGPFFVLFTAVTLVPIGYAIWLSLFTEKQSGLGFGGATSVFSGLDNYTAALGDRAFREGFWVLAGYCVVYIPLMVGGALALALLLDSTLARARRFFQLALFLPHAVPGIIAALVWVYLYTPGLSPVVKAMNSGGIGFDFFSSSGTLPSVVNIALWEWLGYNMVIFYAALQAIDRSVLEAATVDGAGEWRTAFGIKLPLIRSSLVMVALFTVIGSLQLFTEPLILNQGGSSTVTTTWTPNMYAYTAAFSRNDYGLAAAAAVLLALAAALLSFVVTRLTNRKGATA; translated from the coding sequence GTGCCGGACCCGACGGGCGAGGAAGGCCACCGTCCGGCCCCGGCGGACGAAGACGGCACGGCAACCCCCCGCGCCGCGGCCGCCGGTACGCCCGGGTCCGGCCCGGCCGGCCGCAGGGCCCTTCGCGTCCGCGGGGCGCGCAGCCGTACCAACGCGGCCGCCGGCGTGCTGCTCGGCCCGTTCTTCGTCCTGTTCACCGCCGTGACGCTGGTGCCGATCGGGTACGCGATCTGGCTGAGCCTGTTCACGGAGAAGCAGTCCGGTCTCGGCTTCGGCGGCGCCACATCCGTGTTCAGCGGGCTCGACAACTACACGGCGGCGCTCGGCGACCGGGCGTTCCGCGAGGGCTTCTGGGTCCTCGCCGGCTACTGCGTCGTCTACATCCCGCTGATGGTCGGCGGCGCCCTCGCGCTCGCGCTGCTGCTCGACTCGACGCTGGCCCGCGCCCGGCGCTTCTTCCAGCTGGCCCTGTTCCTGCCGCACGCCGTGCCCGGCATCATCGCCGCGCTGGTCTGGGTCTACCTCTACACACCGGGCCTCAGCCCGGTCGTGAAGGCCATGAACTCCGGCGGCATCGGCTTCGACTTCTTCTCCTCCAGCGGCACGCTCCCCTCCGTGGTCAACATCGCCCTGTGGGAATGGCTCGGCTACAACATGGTCATCTTCTACGCGGCGCTCCAGGCCATCGACCGTTCCGTCCTGGAGGCGGCCACCGTGGACGGCGCGGGCGAGTGGCGCACCGCGTTCGGCATCAAACTCCCGCTGATCCGGAGCTCGTTGGTGATGGTGGCGCTGTTCACCGTCATCGGCTCGCTCCAGCTCTTCACCGAACCGCTGATCCTCAACCAGGGCGGCAGCTCGACGGTCACCACCACCTGGACGCCCAACATGTACGCCTACACCGCCGCGTTCAGCCGCAACGACTACGGCCTCGCCGCCGCCGCGGCCGTGCTCCTCGCGCTCGCCGCGGCCCTGCTCTCCTTCGTCGTCACCCGCCTCACCAACCGGAAGGGGGCCACGGCATGA
- a CDS encoding DUF2264 domain-containing protein, whose translation MPVAPENRALSPYTGWTREHWERSADRLLLAVRPHASPGLGLINLPGARPSWSGPRSDGLEGYARTWLLAAFRVAGAGGEDPHGHLERYADGLASGTRHPLPSGALDAASPDAWPQPTQVPQAVVESASVALGLRLTRPWLWDGLDDRVRQRAVDWLLPTLGPSPVDNNWWLFGLTVAGFLQDAGIETDRAAATIERALERIDQWYLGDGWYSDGPNRSFDHYNAWALHFYPVLHAHLAGDQDLLARYGPRLHDQLDAHSRLFGADGAPMPYGRSLTYRFAAAAAPWLGTLTGHTPLSPGATRRLASGTLKYFLDRPAGEGATDTAGLLTLGWHGPYPPVIQHYSGPASPYWAAKGYLGLLLPPEHPAWTAVEEPLPAETEDATRTLGPPGLLIQSTAADGLVRLHNHGSNNHVGGGKEEDPCYARFAYSTRTGPTSQGVPDNHFGLLSQGASTTRGPAVPLGHGPGWAASLSEPRPGPPGVRIVSVTLAHGRAEVRAHLVVGAVPGTPVRQTGWAVTPGHTAQLHPVHGYAGEPCQLAAGSTLFGHGSQVRALHGATGTAPSLFVALASLTAEPEPAPAHTLAGIEVTGHTVAVSWPDGTTCTLVLDPAGPAVRMDEGG comes from the coding sequence ATGCCCGTCGCGCCGGAGAACCGTGCGCTCAGCCCGTACACCGGCTGGACCCGCGAGCACTGGGAGCGGTCGGCGGACCGGCTCCTGCTGGCCGTACGCCCCCACGCATCGCCCGGTCTGGGTCTGATCAACCTGCCCGGCGCGCGGCCGAGTTGGTCGGGGCCGCGCTCGGACGGGCTCGAAGGGTACGCCCGCACCTGGCTGCTGGCCGCCTTCCGCGTGGCCGGCGCCGGGGGCGAGGATCCCCACGGTCATCTGGAGCGGTACGCCGACGGCCTGGCCTCGGGCACCCGGCACCCGCTTCCCAGCGGTGCGTTGGACGCGGCGTCTCCCGACGCCTGGCCGCAGCCCACCCAGGTCCCGCAGGCCGTCGTCGAGTCGGCCTCCGTCGCCCTGGGGCTGCGGCTCACCCGCCCCTGGCTCTGGGACGGGCTCGACGACCGCGTCCGCCAACGGGCCGTCGACTGGCTGCTGCCCACCCTCGGCCCGTCCCCGGTCGACAACAACTGGTGGCTGTTCGGCCTCACCGTCGCCGGATTCCTCCAGGACGCCGGCATCGAGACCGACCGGGCCGCGGCCACCATCGAGCGCGCCCTGGAACGGATCGACCAGTGGTACCTCGGCGACGGCTGGTACAGCGACGGGCCGAACCGCTCCTTCGACCACTACAACGCCTGGGCCCTGCACTTCTATCCCGTTCTGCACGCCCATCTCGCCGGCGACCAGGACCTCCTGGCCCGCTACGGCCCCCGCCTGCACGACCAACTGGACGCCCACAGCCGCCTGTTCGGTGCCGACGGCGCACCGATGCCGTACGGGCGCTCGCTCACCTACCGCTTCGCGGCCGCCGCCGCACCCTGGCTCGGTACGCTCACCGGCCACACCCCGCTCAGCCCCGGCGCCACCCGCCGTCTGGCCTCGGGGACCCTGAAGTACTTCCTCGACCGCCCCGCCGGCGAAGGCGCCACCGACACGGCGGGCCTGCTCACGCTGGGCTGGCACGGCCCGTATCCGCCGGTGATCCAGCACTACTCGGGACCGGCATCGCCGTACTGGGCCGCCAAGGGCTACCTCGGCCTGCTCCTGCCGCCCGAGCATCCGGCCTGGACGGCGGTCGAGGAGCCGCTGCCCGCCGAGACCGAGGACGCCACCCGCACCCTCGGCCCGCCCGGCCTGCTGATCCAGTCGACCGCGGCGGACGGCCTGGTCCGCCTCCACAACCACGGCAGCAACAACCATGTGGGCGGCGGCAAGGAGGAGGACCCCTGCTATGCCCGCTTCGCCTACTCGACCCGCACCGGCCCCACCTCGCAGGGTGTGCCCGACAACCACTTCGGGCTGTTGTCTCAGGGCGCGTCCACCACCCGGGGCCCCGCCGTCCCGCTGGGCCACGGACCGGGCTGGGCCGCATCGCTGTCCGAGCCACGGCCGGGCCCGCCCGGTGTACGGATCGTCTCGGTCACCCTCGCGCACGGGCGCGCCGAGGTCCGCGCCCATCTGGTCGTCGGCGCCGTCCCCGGCACCCCCGTCCGCCAGACCGGCTGGGCCGTCACCCCCGGGCACACCGCACAGCTCCATCCCGTGCACGGGTACGCGGGCGAGCCGTGCCAACTGGCCGCGGGATCAACCCTGTTCGGCCACGGCTCACAGGTCCGGGCGCTCCACGGCGCAACGGGAACCGCGCCTTCCCTGTTCGTCGCGCTCGCCTCCCTCACGGCGGAACCGGAGCCCGCACCGGCCCACACCCTCGCCGGCATCGAGGTCACCGGCCACACCGTCGCCGTGAGCTGGCCGGACGGGACGACCTGCACGCTCGTGCTCGACCCCGCCGGTCCGGCGGTCCGCATGGACGAGGGCGGGTGA
- a CDS encoding hydroxyacid dehydrogenase codes for MHHTTDNRPALLLAMGPGIAGRLLTEHHRTRLAALTRTDPHLVAHELAAPAGPVAEALAEAEVLLTCWGAPPLTKDVLEAAPRLRAVVHAAGSVKHHITDACWERGIAVTSAAAANALPVAEYTLAAILFAGKEVLRSAQRYAELRTAPAWLSETEHTGNYRRTVGLVGASRIGRRVIELLRPFDFEVLLYDPYVGGTEAAALGVEQVSLDELCARSGVVSVHAPQLPETRHMIDARRLARMPTGATLINTARGSLVDEPALLAELLSGRLHAVLDVTDPELPPRESPLYDLPNVLLTPHIAGSLGNELYRMADLALDEVERFASGLPFADPVHPMSLGHSA; via the coding sequence ATGCACCACACCACTGACAATCGGCCCGCCCTGCTGCTCGCGATGGGCCCCGGCATCGCCGGCCGGCTCCTCACCGAGCACCACCGCACCCGGCTCGCCGCCCTCACCCGCACCGACCCGCACCTGGTCGCACACGAGCTGGCGGCGCCCGCGGGCCCGGTCGCGGAGGCCCTCGCCGAGGCCGAGGTGCTGCTCACCTGCTGGGGCGCTCCCCCGCTCACCAAGGACGTCCTGGAAGCGGCCCCGCGGCTGCGCGCGGTCGTCCACGCCGCGGGCTCCGTCAAGCACCACATCACCGACGCCTGCTGGGAGCGCGGCATCGCGGTGACGTCGGCCGCCGCGGCCAACGCCCTCCCGGTCGCCGAGTACACGCTGGCCGCGATCCTCTTCGCGGGCAAGGAGGTGCTGCGCTCCGCCCAGCGCTACGCCGAGCTGCGCACCGCTCCCGCGTGGCTGAGCGAGACCGAGCACACCGGCAACTACCGGCGCACCGTCGGCCTGGTCGGCGCGTCCCGCATCGGACGGCGCGTGATCGAGCTCCTGCGCCCCTTCGACTTCGAGGTCCTCCTGTACGACCCGTACGTCGGCGGAACCGAAGCGGCGGCCCTGGGCGTTGAACAGGTGTCCCTGGACGAGCTGTGCGCCCGCAGCGGCGTCGTCTCCGTCCACGCGCCCCAGCTCCCCGAGACCCGCCACATGATCGACGCCCGCCGGCTCGCCCGGATGCCGACGGGTGCCACGCTGATCAACACCGCCCGCGGCTCGCTGGTGGACGAGCCGGCCCTGCTGGCCGAGCTGCTCTCGGGCCGCCTGCACGCGGTCCTGGACGTCACCGACCCCGAACTGCCGCCCCGGGAGAGCCCGTTGTACGACCTGCCCAACGTCCTGCTGACCCCGCACATCGCCGGCTCGCTCGGCAACGAGCTGTACCGGATGGCGGACCTGGCCCTGGACGAGGTGGAGCGCTTCGCCTCCGGCCTGCCGTTCGCGGACCCGGTCCATCCGATGTCGCTGGGGCACTCGGCGTAG
- the groL gene encoding chaperonin GroEL (60 kDa chaperone family; promotes refolding of misfolded polypeptides especially under stressful conditions; forms two stacked rings of heptamers to form a barrel-shaped 14mer; ends can be capped by GroES; misfolded proteins enter the barrel where they are refolded when GroES binds): protein MAKILKFDEDARRALERGVNKLADTVKVTIGPKGRNVVIDKKFGAPTITNDGVTIAREVELDDPYENLGAQLVKEVATKTNDIAGDGTTTATVLAQALVREGLRNVAAGASPAALKKGIDAAVKAVSEELLATARPIEDKTDIAAVAALSAQDKQIGELIAEAMDKVGKDGVITVEESNTFGVELEFTEGMAFDKGYLSHYMVTDQERMEAVLDDPYILINQGKISSIQDLLPLLEKVIQAGASKPLLIIAEDVEGEALSTLVVNKIRGTFNAVAVKAPGFGDRRKAMLQDIATLTGATVIAEEVGLKLDQAGLEVLGTARRVTITKDDTTIVDGGGNSGDVEGRINQIKAEIEATDSDWDREKLQERLAKLAGGVCVIKVGAATEVELKERKHRLEDAISATRAAVEEGIVSGGGSALVHAAKVLEGNLDKTGDEATGVAVVRRAVVEPLRWIAENAGLEGYVITSKVSELDKGFGFNAATGEYGDLVKAGVIDPVKVTRSALENAASIASLLLTTETLVVEKPAEEEPEAGHGHGHSH, encoded by the coding sequence ATGGCGAAGATCCTGAAGTTCGACGAGGACGCCCGTCGCGCCCTTGAGCGCGGCGTCAACAAGCTTGCCGACACGGTGAAGGTGACGATCGGCCCCAAGGGCCGCAACGTCGTCATCGACAAGAAGTTCGGCGCCCCCACCATCACCAACGACGGCGTGACCATCGCCCGCGAGGTCGAGCTCGACGACCCGTACGAGAACCTCGGCGCCCAGCTCGTCAAGGAGGTGGCGACCAAGACCAACGACATCGCGGGTGACGGCACCACCACCGCGACCGTCCTGGCCCAGGCGCTCGTCCGCGAGGGTCTGCGCAACGTCGCCGCCGGCGCCTCCCCGGCCGCCCTGAAGAAGGGCATCGACGCCGCGGTCAAGGCCGTGTCCGAGGAGCTCCTCGCGACCGCCCGTCCCATCGAGGACAAGACCGACATCGCCGCCGTCGCCGCGCTGTCCGCCCAGGACAAGCAGATCGGCGAGCTCATCGCCGAGGCCATGGACAAGGTCGGCAAGGACGGTGTCATCACCGTCGAGGAGTCCAACACCTTCGGTGTGGAGCTTGAGTTCACCGAGGGCATGGCCTTCGACAAGGGCTACCTCTCCCACTACATGGTCACCGACCAGGAGCGTATGGAGGCCGTCCTCGACGACCCGTACATCCTGATCAACCAGGGCAAGATCTCCTCGATCCAGGACCTGCTGCCGCTCCTGGAGAAGGTCATCCAGGCCGGCGCCTCCAAGCCGCTCCTGATCATCGCCGAGGACGTCGAGGGCGAGGCGCTCTCCACCCTGGTCGTCAACAAGATCCGCGGCACGTTCAACGCCGTGGCCGTCAAGGCCCCGGGCTTCGGCGACCGCCGCAAGGCCATGCTCCAGGACATCGCCACCCTCACCGGTGCGACCGTCATCGCCGAAGAGGTCGGCCTCAAGCTCGACCAGGCCGGCCTCGAGGTGCTCGGCACCGCGCGCCGCGTCACCATCACCAAGGACGACACCACGATCGTCGACGGCGGCGGCAACAGCGGCGACGTCGAGGGCCGGATCAACCAGATCAAGGCCGAGATCGAGGCCACGGACTCCGACTGGGACCGCGAGAAGCTCCAGGAGCGCCTCGCGAAGCTGGCCGGCGGCGTGTGCGTGATCAAGGTCGGTGCCGCCACCGAGGTCGAGCTCAAGGAGCGCAAGCACCGTCTGGAGGACGCCATCTCCGCGACCCGCGCCGCGGTCGAGGAGGGCATCGTCTCCGGTGGTGGCTCCGCCCTGGTGCACGCCGCCAAGGTCCTCGAGGGCAACCTCGACAAGACCGGCGACGAGGCCACCGGTGTCGCGGTCGTGCGCCGCGCCGTCGTCGAGCCGCTGCGCTGGATCGCCGAGAACGCCGGCCTCGAGGGCTACGTCATCACCTCCAAGGTGAGCGAGCTCGACAAGGGCTTCGGCTTCAACGCCGCGACCGGCGAGTACGGCGACCTGGTCAAGGCCGGCGTCATCGACCCCGTCAAGGTCACCCGCTCCGCCCTGGAGAACGCCGCCTCCATCGCGTCCCTGCTGCTCACGACCGAGACCCTGGTCGTCGAGAAGCCGGCCGAGGAGGAGCCCGAGGCCGGTCACGGCCACGGCCACTCCCACTGA
- a CDS encoding carbohydrate ABC transporter permease — protein sequence MTSPTATEANAAPRTAGHTGAATPPRTATPDRSPSRWLSRTAVNGALLLSVLYTLFPLVWLVTAATKDTGSLLSGEAFSFKGFDLGHNLSQLASYNDGVYFRWYLNSLLYAGGGAAICALVSVAAGYAFDKYAFRGKEKLFGVVLLGVLVPTTALALPMYLLASKVGLVNTYWSVLIPVLVNPFGVYLSRVFSASYIPGEALEAARIDGAGELRTFWSIGLRMVMPGFVTVFLFQFTAIWNNFFLPLVMLSDQKLFPLSLGLYAWNSNTHAEPSYYPLVVTGSLLAVIPLIVAFVSLQRHWKAGLTAGSLK from the coding sequence ATGACCTCCCCCACGGCAACCGAAGCGAACGCCGCCCCGAGGACCGCCGGGCACACGGGGGCCGCCACCCCGCCGCGTACCGCGACGCCGGACCGGTCACCGAGCCGCTGGCTGTCGCGCACCGCGGTCAACGGCGCGCTGCTGCTGTCCGTCCTCTACACGCTCTTCCCCCTGGTGTGGCTGGTCACGGCCGCCACCAAGGACACCGGAAGCCTGCTGTCCGGCGAGGCCTTCTCCTTCAAGGGCTTCGACCTGGGCCACAACCTGTCGCAGCTGGCGTCCTACAACGACGGCGTCTACTTCCGCTGGTACCTCAACTCCCTTCTCTACGCGGGCGGCGGCGCGGCGATCTGCGCACTGGTCTCCGTCGCCGCGGGGTACGCCTTCGACAAGTACGCCTTCCGCGGCAAGGAGAAGCTGTTCGGTGTCGTGCTGCTCGGCGTGCTCGTGCCGACCACGGCGCTCGCCCTGCCCATGTATCTCCTGGCCAGCAAGGTCGGCCTCGTCAACACGTACTGGTCGGTCCTGATACCCGTTCTGGTCAACCCGTTCGGGGTGTATCTGTCGCGCGTGTTCAGCGCGAGCTACATCCCGGGCGAGGCGCTCGAAGCCGCCCGTATCGACGGCGCCGGCGAGCTGCGCACGTTCTGGTCGATCGGCCTGCGCATGGTGATGCCGGGCTTCGTGACCGTCTTCCTCTTCCAGTTCACCGCGATCTGGAACAACTTCTTCCTCCCCCTGGTCATGCTCAGCGACCAGAAGCTCTTCCCGCTGAGCCTCGGTCTGTACGCCTGGAACAGCAACACCCATGCCGAGCCGAGCTATTACCCTCTCGTCGTCACCGGCTCCCTCCTCGCCGTCATCCCCCTGATCGTCGCCTTCGTCTCCCTCCAGCGGCACTGGAAGGCCGGGCTCACCGCCGGCAGCCTCAAATGA
- a CDS encoding substrate-binding domain-containing protein: MRESAAERHDRLLDVVRRHGSARVSELAVHLGVSPVTVRRDVEFLATEGRLDRAHGSVSWPGAGEPGPTAARPPATPHHDRAPATGAAPATGFRSRSGSGSGSGSGSGSRELVIGMLAPNATYYFAEVIRGAHEAAAAAGARLVLRISDYRPQEDAGRAAGLLAAGADGLLIAPGWKEPGDPVEHGAWIAGLPVPTVLLERRGVPGRELDDLDRVCSDHSHGVLIAVRHLLGLGHPTPLLVARSDSPTAIAVRAGYRYALGALGLTSPLPVIDSVSAEADPNGFEGAVRALRGAVADGRATAALVHNDVDAIRIVQRLAELGVRVPDDLALVAYDDEVAALADIPLTAVAPPKHEVGRYAAELLIERLRGAAVDGAGVGVGEGAPRRHVDLLPRLRVRASCGAPPEPLRVP, from the coding sequence GTGCGTGAAAGCGCTGCTGAACGTCATGACCGACTGCTGGACGTGGTGCGCCGGCACGGCTCGGCCCGGGTCTCCGAGCTCGCCGTCCACTTGGGGGTCTCGCCGGTGACCGTGCGGCGGGACGTGGAGTTCCTGGCCACCGAGGGGCGGCTGGACCGGGCGCACGGTTCGGTGTCCTGGCCGGGCGCGGGCGAACCCGGCCCGACGGCCGCCCGGCCCCCGGCCACCCCGCACCACGACCGCGCCCCGGCCACCGGCGCCGCCCCCGCCACCGGCTTCCGCTCGCGCTCCGGCTCCGGCTCCGGCTCCGGCTCCGGCTCCGGCTCGCGCGAGCTCGTCATCGGCATGCTGGCGCCCAACGCCACGTACTACTTCGCCGAGGTCATCCGGGGCGCGCACGAGGCGGCGGCCGCGGCGGGGGCGCGGCTCGTCCTGCGGATCTCGGACTACCGGCCGCAGGAGGACGCGGGCCGGGCGGCCGGGCTGCTCGCGGCCGGGGCCGACGGCCTGCTGATCGCGCCGGGCTGGAAGGAGCCGGGCGACCCGGTCGAGCACGGGGCCTGGATCGCCGGACTCCCGGTGCCGACCGTGCTCCTGGAGCGGCGCGGGGTGCCGGGACGCGAGCTGGACGACCTGGACCGGGTCTGCTCCGACCACAGCCACGGCGTGCTCATCGCGGTGCGCCACCTGCTGGGCCTTGGACACCCGACGCCCCTGCTCGTGGCGCGGTCCGACAGCCCCACCGCGATCGCCGTGCGGGCCGGATACCGGTACGCGCTCGGCGCGCTGGGCCTCACGTCGCCGCTCCCGGTGATCGATTCGGTCTCGGCGGAGGCCGATCCGAACGGCTTCGAGGGGGCCGTGCGGGCACTGCGCGGCGCGGTCGCCGACGGCCGGGCCACGGCGGCGCTCGTCCACAACGACGTGGACGCCATCCGGATCGTGCAGCGCCTGGCCGAACTGGGCGTGCGGGTGCCGGACGACCTGGCCCTCGTGGCGTACGACGACGAGGTGGCGGCCCTCGCGGACATCCCGCTGACCGCGGTGGCCCCGCCCAAGCACGAGGTCGGGCGGTACGCGGCCGAGCTGCTGATCGAGCGACTGCGCGGCGCCGCGGTGGACGGCGCAGGTGTCGGCGTCGGCGAGGGCGCTCCGCGGCGCCATGTCGACCTGCTGCCGAGGCTGCGGGTACGCGCCTCGTGCGGGGCTCCCCCCGAGCCCCTGCGCGTCCCGTGA